One part of the Segnochrobactrum spirostomi genome encodes these proteins:
- the secD gene encoding protein translocase subunit SecD, giving the protein MLYLSRWKIALILAVVIGGFVVCIPNFFSKETVAKWPSWLPHRQLVLGLDLQGGVYLLYEVDRQDYIQKRLKTLTGEIRNTLRENPRIGYSDLKVQGQTVTLQIRDLDRMDDARKRLTALTNPLSNTLFGGQGTTEFSLDLGSDGKATYAFTQNGLEQRVRSIVDQSMGVIARRVDELGTVEPSIQREGADRILVEAPGLDDPDRLKQIVGQTAQLTFHLVDTSVNPQQAIQSRPPAGDVLLYSMNDPPIPYVVEETPLLTGDDLVDAQATFDQRDHQPVVSFRLSTAGARKFGLITQQNVGRPFAIVLDNEVISAPNIREPILGGAGQISGNFSVQSANDLAVLLRAGALPAKLSIVEERTIGPGLGEDSIRAGKIASIIATAAVCIYMLATYGLLGMIANVAVIVNVALIFAILTILGATLTLPGIAGIVLTVGTAVDSNVLIYERIREEARHGRSAIASIDLGFKRAIGTILDANLTMLISAVVLFYLGSGPIRGFAVTHAIGILTTMFTAVTFTRLLVAFWVRWRRPTVINV; this is encoded by the coding sequence ATGCTCTATCTCTCGCGCTGGAAGATCGCCCTGATCCTCGCCGTCGTGATCGGCGGGTTCGTGGTCTGTATTCCGAACTTCTTTTCGAAGGAGACGGTCGCCAAGTGGCCGTCCTGGCTGCCGCACCGGCAACTCGTGCTCGGCCTCGACCTTCAGGGCGGCGTCTATCTGCTCTACGAGGTGGACCGTCAGGACTACATCCAGAAGCGGCTCAAGACGCTGACGGGTGAGATCCGCAACACGCTGCGCGAAAATCCCCGCATCGGCTATTCGGACCTCAAGGTCCAGGGCCAGACGGTGACGCTCCAGATCCGCGATCTCGATCGCATGGACGACGCCCGCAAGCGTCTGACCGCGCTGACGAACCCGCTCTCGAACACGCTGTTCGGCGGGCAGGGGACGACGGAATTCTCCCTCGACCTCGGCTCCGACGGCAAGGCGACCTACGCCTTCACTCAGAACGGCCTCGAGCAGCGTGTGCGCTCGATCGTCGACCAGTCGATGGGCGTCATCGCCCGCCGCGTCGACGAACTCGGCACCGTCGAGCCCTCGATCCAGCGCGAAGGCGCCGACCGCATCCTCGTCGAAGCCCCGGGCCTCGACGATCCGGACCGCCTGAAGCAGATCGTCGGCCAGACCGCCCAGCTCACCTTCCATCTGGTCGATACCAGCGTGAACCCGCAGCAGGCCATCCAGTCGCGGCCGCCGGCGGGCGACGTGCTGCTCTATTCGATGAACGATCCTCCGATCCCCTACGTGGTCGAGGAGACCCCGCTTCTGACCGGCGACGACCTCGTCGACGCCCAGGCGACCTTCGACCAGCGCGATCATCAGCCGGTCGTCTCGTTCCGCCTGTCGACGGCGGGCGCGCGCAAGTTCGGCCTCATCACCCAGCAGAATGTCGGCCGGCCGTTCGCGATCGTGCTCGACAACGAGGTGATCTCCGCGCCCAACATCCGCGAGCCCATCCTCGGCGGCGCCGGCCAGATCTCCGGCAATTTCTCGGTCCAGAGCGCGAACGACCTCGCCGTGCTGCTGCGTGCCGGCGCGCTGCCGGCGAAGCTCTCGATCGTCGAAGAGCGCACCATCGGCCCCGGCCTCGGTGAGGACTCGATCCGCGCCGGCAAGATCGCCTCGATCATCGCGACCGCCGCGGTGTGCATCTACATGCTCGCGACCTACGGCCTCCTCGGCATGATCGCCAACGTCGCCGTGATCGTGAACGTGGCGCTCATCTTCGCGATCCTGACGATCCTCGGTGCGACGCTGACCTTGCCCGGCATCGCCGGCATCGTGCTCACCGTCGGCACCGCGGTCGATTCGAACGTGCTCATCTACGAACGCATCCGAGAGGAGGCGCGACACGGGCGAAGTGCGATCGCGTCGATCGATCTCGGCTTCAAACGCGCCATCGGCACCATTCTCGACGCGAACCTCACCATGCTGATCTCGGCGGTGGTGCTGTTCTATCTCGGGTCCGGGCCGATCCGCGGCTTCGCCGTGACCCATGCCATCGGCATCCTCACCACCATGTTCACGGCGGTGACCTTCACGCGCTTGCTCGTCGCGTTCTGGGTCCGCTGGCGCCGGCCGACGGTCATCAACGTCTGA
- the yajC gene encoding preprotein translocase subunit YajC, translated as MFLITPAYAQAAGGAPAGMDLLMQFLPFIVIIGIMYFLILRPQRQRQKAHQEMIKNVRRGDTIVTSGGLIGKVVKVIDDAEVQVELSETVRVRVLRSAIQDVRAKGEPVNDNA; from the coding sequence ATGTTTCTGATCACGCCGGCCTATGCCCAAGCCGCTGGAGGTGCTCCCGCGGGTATGGACCTGCTGATGCAGTTCCTTCCCTTCATCGTCATCATCGGCATCATGTATTTCCTGATCCTGCGGCCGCAGCGCCAGCGCCAGAAGGCGCACCAGGAGATGATCAAGAACGTGCGCCGCGGCGATACGATCGTCACCAGCGGCGGTCTGATCGGCAAGGTGGTCAAGGTCATCGACGACGCCGAGGTGCAGGTCGAGCTGTCCGAGACCGTGCGCGTGCGCGTGCTGCGGTCGGCGATTCAGGACGTCCGCGCCAAGGGCGAACCTGTCAACGACAACGCCTGA
- a CDS encoding ATP-binding protein, with amino-acid sequence MSEKIDLSPLLARLDAIAAILARAAPPAPRLIDFAVADAFVWSPSPQGLDPVARVNRVEIALLKGIDNARDELLENTERFARGLPANNVLLWGARGMGKSSLVKAAHAAVNEGFARDGSTERLKLVEIHREDIESLPALMAAVRAAPHRFVVFCDDLSFDSGDTSYKSLKAVLDGGIEGRPDNVLFYATSNRRHLLPRDMMENERSTAINPGEAVEEKVSLSDRFGLWLGFHKCSQDEYLAMVRGYAERHHLKVDEETLRARALEWSTTRGSRSGRVAWQFIQDLAGRLGQRLEA; translated from the coding sequence ATGTCCGAGAAGATCGACCTGTCCCCCCTCCTCGCGCGGCTCGACGCGATCGCGGCGATCCTGGCCCGCGCAGCCCCGCCGGCCCCGCGGCTGATCGATTTCGCCGTCGCCGACGCCTTCGTCTGGTCGCCGTCGCCGCAGGGGCTCGATCCGGTGGCGCGGGTCAACCGGGTCGAAATCGCACTTCTCAAGGGCATCGACAACGCCCGCGACGAACTCCTCGAGAATACCGAGCGCTTCGCCCGCGGCCTCCCGGCGAACAACGTGCTGCTGTGGGGCGCCCGCGGCATGGGCAAGTCGTCGCTGGTCAAGGCGGCCCACGCCGCCGTCAACGAAGGGTTCGCGCGCGACGGCTCGACCGAACGGCTGAAGCTCGTCGAGATCCACCGCGAGGACATCGAGAGCCTGCCGGCTTTGATGGCGGCGGTGCGCGCCGCGCCGCACCGCTTCGTCGTGTTCTGCGACGACCTATCCTTCGATTCGGGCGACACCAGCTACAAGTCGCTCAAGGCGGTGCTCGACGGCGGCATCGAGGGCCGGCCGGACAACGTGTTGTTCTACGCAACCTCGAACCGCCGTCACCTGCTGCCGCGCGACATGATGGAGAACGAGCGCTCGACCGCGATCAATCCGGGCGAAGCGGTCGAGGAGAAGGTCTCGCTGTCGGACCGCTTCGGCCTCTGGCTCGGCTTCCACAAGTGCAGCCAGGACGAATATCTCGCGATGGTGCGCGGCTATGCGGAGCGACACCACCTCAAGGTGGACGAGGAGACGCTCCGGGCACGGGCGCTCGAATGGTCGACCACCCGCGGCTCCCGCTCGGGCCGCGTCGCCTGGCAGTTCATCCAGGATCTCGCCGGGCGGCTCGGCCAGCGGCTCGAGGCCTGA
- a CDS encoding ABC transporter ATP-binding protein has translation MDGRPIPTIPERAPKPAAEPLPRSLFAFILKLSAPHQVVLVALTVAVFLLNAAPLEVQRRLVNDALGGGSFATIVTLVLVYVGLALAEGLIKLGLNYYRGWVGERAVLYLRRTVLAGKDAQPRHVAAEDGVDISIVLAESDPIGAFVGGAFSEPLLQAGVLVSVISYMAYLQPIMVVPGLVVLLPQFVFVPLMQRAVNRRAASRILTLREIGVGIAEHSEAHSRLSLQIDRATQAFALNMGIYKFKFTMNFLMNLSYHVGIGLVLLLGGYLVLNKEADIGTVLACLTGLEKLNDPWGELVNWFRDMAVTRTKYGLVYRARPPQEAVVPPGTP, from the coding sequence ATGGACGGCAGGCCAATTCCGACAATCCCCGAGCGTGCGCCGAAGCCTGCCGCCGAACCGCTGCCGCGCTCCCTCTTCGCCTTCATCCTGAAGCTCAGCGCGCCGCATCAAGTCGTGCTCGTCGCACTGACCGTCGCGGTCTTCCTCCTCAACGCCGCCCCGCTCGAGGTGCAGCGCCGGCTCGTCAACGACGCCCTCGGCGGCGGATCCTTCGCCACCATCGTCACCCTCGTGTTGGTCTATGTCGGCCTTGCACTTGCCGAGGGGCTGATCAAGCTCGGGCTCAATTATTACCGCGGCTGGGTCGGCGAGCGGGCGGTTCTGTACCTGCGTCGCACCGTGCTCGCCGGCAAAGATGCCCAGCCGCGTCACGTCGCGGCCGAGGACGGCGTCGACATCTCGATCGTGCTCGCCGAATCCGATCCCATCGGCGCCTTCGTCGGCGGTGCCTTCTCCGAACCGCTGCTCCAGGCCGGCGTGCTCGTGAGCGTGATCAGCTACATGGCGTACCTGCAGCCGATCATGGTGGTGCCGGGCCTCGTGGTGTTGCTGCCGCAGTTCGTCTTCGTGCCGTTGATGCAGCGGGCGGTGAACCGACGCGCGGCGTCGCGCATCCTGACCTTGCGCGAGATCGGCGTCGGCATCGCCGAGCACTCGGAGGCGCACTCCCGCCTGTCGCTTCAGATCGACCGCGCCACCCAGGCCTTCGCGCTCAACATGGGCATCTACAAGTTCAAGTTCACCATGAACTTCCTGATGAACCTGTCCTACCACGTGGGCATCGGGCTCGTGCTTCTGCTCGGCGGCTATCTCGTGCTCAACAAGGAGGCCGACATCGGCACGGTGCTGGCCTGCCTGACCGGCCTCGAAAAGCTCAACGATCCGTGGGGCGAACTCGTCAACTGGTTCCGCGATATGGCGGTGACGCGGACCAAATACGGCCTCGTCTACCGCGCTCGCCCGCCGCAGGAGGCGGTCGTGCCCCCGGGGACGCCCTGA
- a CDS encoding FAD-binding oxidoreductase encodes MDIPALDPTLVARFKALVEPGRALDDPTAQAAYLAERRNLFHGHTPLVLRPGSVAEVAAIVRLAAETGTAIVPQSGNTGLVGGGVPDASGREILLSLDRLDRIRSVDPKDNTLVAEAGVILDKVHEAADAVGRIFPLTLAAQGSCRIGGNVSTNAGGTNVLAYGNTRQLVLGLEVVLATGEVWNGLRRLHKDNSGYDLKQLFIGGEGTLGIVTAAVLRLFPKPAAREVAFVAVESPAKALALFERLGEAGPLLTGFELMAGLALEFGLKHLAGARRPFAGAHPWYVLIEVSSPSTRIDARGLMEALLAEAIEAGIALDAALAESLAQQQAFWGLRHGMSEVQGHEGGSIKHDISVPIEAIPAFLAEAIPAVEALVPGCRPVPFGHMGDGNLHFNVSQPVGADKAAYLARWEEMNAVVHAIVQTYDGSIAAEHGVGRLKAHLLPGVKAPVELAMMRQVKAAFDPNGILNPGRILERR; translated from the coding sequence ATGGATATCCCCGCCCTCGACCCGACCCTCGTCGCCCGATTCAAAGCCCTCGTCGAGCCCGGACGGGCGCTCGACGATCCGACCGCGCAGGCCGCCTATCTCGCCGAGCGGCGCAATCTTTTCCATGGCCACACCCCGTTGGTGCTGCGCCCGGGATCGGTCGCGGAGGTCGCCGCGATCGTGCGCCTCGCCGCGGAGACCGGGACCGCGATCGTCCCGCAATCGGGCAATACCGGCCTGGTCGGCGGCGGCGTGCCCGATGCTTCGGGTCGCGAGATCCTGCTTTCACTCGACCGGCTCGACCGCATCCGCTCGGTTGATCCGAAGGACAACACCCTCGTCGCCGAAGCCGGCGTCATTCTCGACAAGGTCCACGAGGCGGCGGATGCGGTCGGACGCATCTTCCCGCTGACGCTCGCCGCCCAGGGCTCGTGCCGGATCGGCGGCAACGTCTCGACCAATGCGGGCGGCACCAACGTCCTCGCCTACGGCAACACCCGCCAGCTCGTGCTGGGGCTCGAAGTGGTGTTGGCGACCGGCGAGGTGTGGAACGGCCTGCGCCGGCTCCACAAGGACAACAGCGGCTACGACCTGAAACAGCTCTTCATCGGTGGGGAAGGGACGCTCGGCATCGTCACCGCCGCCGTGCTCCGGCTGTTTCCGAAGCCCGCCGCCCGCGAGGTCGCCTTCGTCGCCGTTGAAAGCCCGGCCAAGGCGCTGGCGCTGTTCGAGCGGCTGGGCGAGGCGGGGCCGCTGCTGACCGGCTTCGAACTGATGGCGGGCCTCGCCCTCGAATTCGGCCTCAAGCACTTGGCCGGCGCGCGGCGGCCGTTCGCGGGCGCCCATCCCTGGTACGTGCTCATCGAGGTCTCGAGCCCGAGCACCCGCATCGACGCGCGCGGCCTCATGGAAGCCCTGCTCGCCGAGGCGATCGAGGCGGGCATCGCGCTCGACGCCGCGCTCGCCGAAAGCCTTGCCCAGCAGCAGGCCTTCTGGGGGCTGCGCCACGGCATGTCCGAAGTGCAGGGGCACGAAGGCGGCTCGATCAAGCACGACATCTCGGTGCCGATCGAGGCCATTCCCGCTTTCCTCGCGGAGGCGATCCCCGCCGTCGAGGCGCTGGTGCCGGGCTGCCGGCCGGTGCCGTTCGGCCACATGGGCGACGGCAACCTGCACTTCAACGTCAGCCAGCCCGTGGGTGCCGACAAGGCCGCCTATCTCGCCCGTTGGGAGGAGATGAACGCCGTCGTCCACGCCATCGTCCAGACCTATGACGGCTCGATCGCCGCGGAGCACGGGGTCGGCCGGCTCAAGGCGCACCTGCTGCCGGGCGTGAAGGCGCCGGTCGAGCTCGCGATGATGCGGCAGGTGAAGGCGGCGTTCGATCCGAACGGCATTCTCAACCCGGGCCGGATCCTGGAGCGGCGCTGA
- a CDS encoding TerC family protein, translated as MADLFEGPALAALLQVLLIDIVLAGDNAVVVGMAAAGLPKEQRAKVILLGIGAATILRILFAAITVHLLAIIGLLLAGGILLLWVCWKMWREIRAEAEAQKHAVADVDADEAPPRKTFRQAVMQIVLADVSMSLDNVLAVAGAAREHPAVLVIGLALSVALMGLAASLIANLLARFRWIAYVGLAIILYIALKMIYEGGLEVLHKTGTF; from the coding sequence ATCGCCGATCTGTTCGAAGGCCCGGCCCTCGCCGCGCTCCTTCAGGTTCTCCTCATCGACATCGTCCTCGCCGGCGACAATGCCGTGGTGGTCGGCATGGCCGCCGCCGGCCTGCCGAAGGAGCAGCGCGCCAAGGTGATCCTGCTCGGCATCGGGGCGGCGACCATCCTGCGCATCCTCTTCGCGGCGATCACCGTCCACCTCCTCGCCATCATCGGCCTTCTCCTCGCTGGCGGCATCCTCCTGCTCTGGGTGTGCTGGAAGATGTGGCGCGAAATCCGCGCCGAAGCCGAGGCACAGAAGCACGCCGTCGCCGACGTCGACGCCGACGAGGCGCCGCCGCGCAAGACCTTCCGTCAGGCGGTGATGCAGATCGTGCTCGCGGACGTGTCGATGTCTCTCGACAACGTCCTCGCCGTCGCTGGGGCCGCGCGCGAACATCCGGCCGTGCTCGTCATTGGCCTTGCGCTGTCGGTGGCCTTGATGGGCCTCGCCGCGTCGCTCATCGCGAACCTGCTCGCCCGTTTCCGCTGGATCGCCTATGTCGGCCTCGCGATCATCCTCTACATCGCCCTGAAGATGATCTACGAGGGCGGCCTCGAGGTGCTGCACAAGACCGGCACCTTCTGA